GGTCAAGCGTAATGATTCTGAGGTTGACTGGACATTATGTACGGATATGAAGGTTGCACTTTTATTGTTTAAATGTGTAGTCTAGATAACAGTGCGATTATTTTTGGTCCGCTAGACATATTACTCTCTAACGggtcttaaataaataattgatgtgtaataattaatatatcgATATCGACATACTAGAATTTAAACATATATGCACTTCACTAGTGTTTGTGAACCATAGATTATAGCATGATTATAGACGGCATTACACAATGCTACCAACACAATGATACTATTAGTGTTgccatacataaatatattttaaacttaaGCTGTGCTTACACTACCGGACCGTTTTATTTTACCAATCAAACCGGTAGACTTGcgttttataaagctacaagttcgCTGTTTGCCTCTCTTTCTAACAACCACATATGTCAGAAATATAAACGTATCTTAATAGTCGCTTAATAAAACGCCATCCCGATAGTTTTAAGGGAATAGGTTTATATTATaaggaaataattttattacactcggttagaccaagataagtctgcaacgattttgatagcccacgcagtgcaggtgttaatATTGAACGTCAAATACCTACCCAAAGCTTAAGCATTATTGAACTTATTGTAGGTATGTGTGTACCTAAGtcaacttgtttttttttagatctCAGTTAAACATGATTCGACGACCGTTGACGGAAATTACTTTAAAACTTGACGATTTACAAGAATATGAAACGATGCGACGAGATCAGGGCAGCAGTAACTCTTCATCAGCAGAAATGCAGGAAGACACGATAAAACCTCTTTGTCCAGGAACCAAGACTCAGGAGGAAATCCATAATAGAATCGGCTACGCGCCAAAGAAGAAATCTCGGGGTGTTAGCACGGTTTAGAACAAATAAAAGAATGTGTAATTAATAAatcatgttttatttatttaatacctatattatgctacaaaaatacatatatgtaatattataattatggaACATCAAAGTAATATTTAGATTAGATGCCTGCTTTGTTTCGATTTACGTTGTGCTTCAAAATTATCGTTGCATCGATTTAAACTATCACTATTTTcatgtacttatgtatttaaataaacggGACTAAAACATGTcaacttacctacatacatttatACTTATTCGTTCAAACATTCAACTTGAATTCAGTGTAGGTAGCAGTGCACAAACGATTTTAAGAAGGTTCAAAATAGTGAGTCACCTAGTAAGTACTTCTAGTCAATGTAAGGATGTTCCAGTTTGGTCATGGGTTTATCCGCCACGCGTTTGTGAGCTCGCCTTTTCCAAAACAGGCATATTAtcctgaaaaaaatattttgtagaatGAGGATgcaatcattaaaaaaaatcgatagttcaagtagttctcgagatatttagcaatctgacagacagacggacggacagagtcgcaccataagggttcccgttgtacctttttggtacggaaccctaaaaacatgtcTTTAGCTATCTAAGCCCAAACTGAAACAAACCATTAACTTTTTGTGTTCGACAGTTGGAACCATAATTTATGTGTAGGTTTTTAACTTAATTCCCTTGAGTAGATTTACTAATCCTTATTTATTCTCTAGGTATTTATCTGATTTACCTACAAACAGTTTTAGTAAATCATTAGATAGGCACTCTTGAAAGTTGAACTATTTGGCCCCTTAGGCTTATGATATGACCATTTTGACTATGCTCAGAACTTTATCACTCTGAAATTTAGACTTAATTAATACTTTTATTGCTTAAACGTGTCGTTTTCAAGCAAAACGTAGTACCACATTGTTGCTTGCCATAAGAACTAACAGCCTAGCCTAACAGGTTAATATTCCTGTAAAGATATAAGCAGATTTTGTGCTTATGGTAAGTGACAATGTGGTATAGTACCTTTTGCTTGACAAATtcacaaatacctacttacctacttattagaATGCGACTTTGGTTGTAAGGTATCTTATTCATGGATAATCGCTACTGTTAACTGTTACACCTATATTTGCTCAACCAACCTAGTCATTGTGCCAATTTCGTCTCTAAATGTTATCGAGAATCCTAACTTGAAGTAGGTACTAACTTTTATTATTACGACTTTAGCCTACCGTAAACTGAGGAAGTAGAGTATCTCAACAACGCTGAGAATGGAGAAGCCCATGAACAGCCCGAGCAGGCCGCCGCAGTTGGCGAGGAAGTCCGTGGGGCCGTACAGCTCCGAGCGGCGGGACGTGATGAACTGCGCCTCTTTGAAGAAGATGAAGATACGTGTCATGTATGTACTGTAACAATATAacaatactgattatttttggCATTGATTGTTTATGTAGAGGGTAATGTTGTTGCTAAGAAACTGTTGCTCGCTTTAAAATATGTTGAGTATCGGTTTTAATAATGCAATACACAAGGCGTAGACACTTATTAAAACACTAATGCTGTAACCCACTTTAGTACAGCATTGTATATACATGCGCTGGTTGCTATAGTCGGCTCTAAAATTTAACAAGGGAAATTTTCAACCATCAAAAAATTTAGTAGGGACCCCCATAACTATACTAGCTTTGgagtatttaggtaagtatgtagTGTTGTTTTCGCAATGTGTTTTCGTAATGATGTTATTAGCTAAGTTAGTTAAGGCTTCTAGGGTGACCTGTGTTGACGGTAAAagacctacatatttataccttCCACTGTAAATATAACGAATCATTCACCTCTGACTCATAGACGTAGATTTAGATTAAAGCCGGGCTCTACAATTATCTTAACAAAAAACGTACTCATCTAGTTCCGGCGGTATATCGGATTTGAAACTGGTGAATATCGCCCTCCAGTCAAAGTCTGCCTGCGAGGTTTCCGCCTCGTATTCGATGGAGGTGCACGCCGGCATACACATGCAGCGCATGGCGATATCGCGCGCGTTTTCGTCTATCACGCTGCTGTTGTCTGCCGAGTTTCTCTCCAGGCTACTCATGGCGGCTACTGTTACCAGCTCCTCTGTAACCAAGAGGTGAACATTCAAGTGTTTCTAGAACCAGTAATCTGGCTTAAGGACTTAATAAACTTTAGATCTTCTTTGTATTTGTATACATGCAAATGCAGGTGTCTTCATGTTTTTGTTTTCACTGGAAACCATGTCCGAAAACCCGAGAAGCTTATTGGTACGGTCCAGAGTTTAAACTTTGAAGCCAGCCTTCCCGCTCAGCTAACCGACGCTTTATACGTAAATTTCATCATCATTCATAGGTACTTTGTTGGAACACCGTTTGTTTAACTTACTTTGAGCATTTTGCACACATTGGATGCTTCCAGCACTGCATACTGTCATGTTCTCACCGTctagaaataaaatttacttaGTATAATTTTAAAAGGTGTAGTAAACAACGACAAATAACAAAAGCATACACGCAGGCTCTTGTAAATAGTTCTTACAAAATTATGTAGAATATGACTACGTGGTGCAACGGACTAGTCTAGTATTTTACCAGTACCTCAAAATTAGCGCCTGTATGTGGTAACCGCAAGAAAGCTTTCATATACTTATGCTTTTTATAGTTGAGTCCGTATGAAATAATCTAATTCATACATAAATCATTACTATACTCACAAACCATGCCGAAGTGCACGCAGCCGCAGCGCGCGTAGGTGAAGTTGCTGAGACACTCCATCTCGCAGTTGGCCTGCGTGTACACGCGGAAGTACCGCAGGTAACGCTCGCTCGGGAAATAGCATTTTCGGCTGGAAAGTAAACACATCTATATACATAGACGATGGAGTAAAGTTGATACGGTTGACTAAGTTGTGGTTTAAGGTGTGGCAgagttcaacaaaatgaaacTATTCTCATCTGTCCAGGGTGGGCACAAGTGGGAAGCTAGGTAAGTAGCATTTCCATTTGTCCCAACTCAGTCACGTGGTGCGCAGACAGCTAGAGTTCACACTATCACAATAGACAATTAAgtattaggtacttaggtaagtatacaTATACTGAGAGTTGTGCTTAAATACTTGCATGTTGGGACTATAAGGCAATAAGCCATCGGAAGTCGTCATCATTTTAGGTTTCACCGATACCACGACCTCCTGAGACAACGGGGCCCTGAAGTACTGCACTGACAACCTCGGCAGCTCTGCTGGATTGTGCAGAAGAATCTAAAACAAAGCAATCCTtcatcatcaatatcatcatcataattcaTTAAGCACACTAAGTATAGCATGGCTGTTAGCAAAGATGTACCCGAAGCACGTTGCGAGTTCACAGATTCAGATGTTTTATTGATAAAAGGCAATCATTTTCTACTTTCTATTTAGATAGGTATATGTACAAAGATTCACCGTATTGACAGGTTAATtttaaggtacctacctatgcaaGACGAACCCTCACTGCCAGTCACAAAACACTACATTTAATTTTGTGTatgtgtaagtaggtacatatataccaagtaaataaatacttagtaaCAAGCTACCTATATATGTATACCGTCCCCTTGCTTGTCGAACTAGCCGAACTGTATTGCAACAGGTAAAAGGGATCAAATGATAAAACATACGTGGGGCATACTGAAAATAAGAGATATTATAGctctttaatattttattagttcTTTCTTTATTAGTTCTTTCTGCAAAATTACTATAACATTAAAAAATCCTTATTAAGATTCTTATGACTTCGCATAATAAAGAATCGGGTTGGAATCTTTGCGAGCATTTGTATTGCTCATAGAGAATGCAATCAAAAGCCACTGAACTATGGGATGGCACTTGATATAGTCCGGAATACGAGTAATTGCCCcacatatttaattgttttaggAATTGACATGATGTCTATTTAACATTTCATGAGTGTTGTGTGTCAGTCGAGTAACAactctaacgtaaaagtgaatTAATCAAAAATGCGGGTAGTTGGATAAACCAACTCAGCAAAAGGACGAACCAGGTTAATACCATGCTATCCGGATTGTTACGGCCAAGAGTTTagataaatttatataaaaactaaactCAATAAAAGAGTGTGAAAGTTATGTAATATCTATAAATGATACAAACCTTAAACCCTTGTACTGGACCTCTGCAAAGGTAGTCGAGGTCTACTTCTGaagcttttattataaatgtcaaTCCGGCTTTAGCTCCATATCCCTAAAATTTGAAAATAGAGAACATTTTTGATCCATAAATGAATTTGTAAGATGTTTGTGTATCGGGGGTAGTAGATGgatggtacctacctacttttaaaatacGATGTCATGGTGCCAATAAGTCAATTAGATgaaattgtatttttgtatcGCTTAATATGTGAGTAATGCAGAGTATAGTAGTGTTACTCGTAGGTACTTACAGAGCCTCTATGAGGATAAGTGACTATCGGCGTGTCATCAGGGTACCCGTTTTCCAAACTCCAAGTCGTCGTATGATTTGGGTTTCCCTCTTGTAGGTATTCGTAATCATGATGTAAACTTGAaaacacataataatatgtatagcCTCCCGAGTTCCTGAGACCcttataaaggatttaatccaaATGGAATTTagaattaaaatggaatacaaaaaggttccaaattcaaaactgcaataatgacaagggggactcaggaggatatacagggtggaaaggcacgacgatccttcccggaagtattaggtcgtttaagtgatacagagacgattggtaatggtaagaatcgttaattgagtaataaataaaaatagcaaatttactactttttaactgtggtgacaaCCCTATAatagcatgtgcacatcacggctatagattaaggatctcagtcgggaaagctcgggactttacacttttttccgatcgttgacagaatcgcaatgatgtatgaatggcgcataaatgtcaaataaatcaaatgaatgcaaaaatattacaaacaattttattactttcttagataattactttttgccaatatttaacactatcttctcttcacatacggtgttcaaatgtgtCTCCGTGtcttacaacgccgccgcagcccgtgcccgagtatgtcgatgcacatgcgatagtgtatgctcttcgtcatttttcctccgcagaaagcaccaattagcctttgtctcatttcgtcgcagtttcacattccgtttggtaggtacaccatatcttttacacagccccacaaatttaaatagccacgagcatctaacaacggcatttttatttgaagaatatgacattaaagtaaagttcaatgaaaatttaatttcaaacatcagacgtcttgtctatttcctaccacgcaagaaggtttgttagtttggtatttaagaagtatttattcttgatttattcttagtatttcatttttgcaagttcatttggtgcatctaacacaacctacttgtaattttttattattttagatagtttccaattattcgaaaataattttgtgaaacgtgttaagaaactaaaaccttttcaTCAGTCAAGGAAATCATAGCGATTTATAaaacgattgcgtacttttgagtggttgtcaatgtcaccatttgaactgtcgttgtaaacaatgttgtggtttataatattattaatattaagcaataaaataactacttcattcaagtattgaacaagtggaaccactaagaaagcgaaaatcctgtaacgattcttaccgtgttgtaagcagacctaaaaatggttagatggcaacaaattagcataatttcctgtcgtatACTGATtatttacaagtaagttcagtgaccctgtcacctgttagggttagaacaaagtagttttttgcat
This genomic interval from Cydia splendana chromosome 15, ilCydSple1.2, whole genome shotgun sequence contains the following:
- the LOC134797617 gene encoding pickpocket protein 28-like, with the protein product MKRHTRAESVGEALPSLPPDLENNKKLESPKKKPKRGRNNIIKDYLIDYTSNSNLHGLKYIGEKERTFVEKVFWIFMFTCCVVLCAGLIQKVYIKWNESPVIVSFAENPMPVWKIPFPAVTVCFETKAQQSKYNFTEVYHLYLNNTGNDTSGNTTELTDEEKFVFEYVSMVCDSHLSPTTGRKYGSGADAVDKLKEVCPNITESFFGCKWENINRDYCSDLFSPILTEEGICYTFNTLGAEEMLRLDNLHHDYEYLQEGNPNHTTTWSLENGYPDDTPIVTYPHRGSGYGAKAGLTFIIKASEVDLDYLCRGPVQGFKILLHNPAELPRLSVQYFRAPLSQEVVVSVKPKMMTTSDGLLPYSPNIRKCYFPSERYLRYFRVYTQANCEMECLSNFTYARCGCVHFGMVYGENMTVCSAGSIQCVQNAQKELVTVAAMSSLERNSADNSSVIDENARDIAMRCMCMPACTSIEYEAETSQADFDWRAIFTSFKSDIPPELDDTYMTRIFIFFKEAQFITSRRSELYGPTDFLANCGGLLGLFMGFSILSVVEILYFLSLRIICLFWKRRAHKRVADKPMTKLEHPYID